From the genome of Betaproteobacteria bacterium, one region includes:
- a CDS encoding DUF4147 domain-containing protein: MTSQSIAVDPCTLLRRMFDAAVSAALPEHCLPAHLPRPGSGRTIVVGAGKASAAMAAVLEQHWPDELSGLVATRYGHALPCRRIEIVEAAHPVPDAAGRAAAERILSLVSGLDAEDLVICLLSGGGSALLTLPAEGVSFEDKQAVNRSLLRSGANIAEMNCVRKHLSRIKGGRLAVAAYPARVASLLISDVPGDDPAVIASGPTVADPTTYADARAVLEKYAIAAPAAVVAHLERAADETPKPGDPRLRRAEWVMLATPEDALTAAAGSARDAGVTPVILGDSIEGEAREVARVMAAIARQVVRHGEPVPAPCVLLSGGETTVTVRGNGRGGRNAEFLLALALALDGEANVYALAADTDGIDGTEDNAGCMATPDSLARARALGLDSKAMLQANDGYTLFAAIDGLVSTGPTLTNVNDFRAILVLPQV, encoded by the coding sequence ATGACCTCGCAGTCGATCGCCGTCGATCCTTGCACCTTGTTGCGGCGAATGTTCGATGCGGCCGTTTCGGCCGCGCTGCCGGAGCATTGTTTGCCCGCGCACTTGCCCCGGCCCGGCTCCGGACGCACTATCGTCGTGGGCGCTGGCAAGGCGTCCGCCGCGATGGCCGCGGTGCTCGAGCAACATTGGCCGGACGAGCTCTCGGGGCTGGTCGCCACCCGCTACGGCCACGCGCTACCGTGCCGGCGCATCGAAATTGTCGAAGCGGCGCACCCGGTGCCCGATGCGGCCGGGCGCGCGGCCGCCGAGCGCATCCTTTCGCTCGTGAGCGGGCTCGATGCCGAGGATCTCGTCATTTGCCTGCTCTCAGGGGGCGGCTCGGCGCTGCTCACGCTGCCCGCGGAGGGCGTGAGCTTCGAGGACAAGCAGGCGGTCAATCGATCGTTGCTGCGCTCCGGGGCCAACATCGCCGAGATGAATTGCGTGCGCAAGCATCTTTCGCGCATCAAGGGCGGACGGCTCGCGGTCGCGGCGTACCCCGCGCGCGTGGCGAGCCTGCTGATCTCCGACGTGCCAGGCGATGATCCGGCCGTGATCGCTTCGGGACCGACAGTGGCCGATCCGACCACCTACGCCGATGCACGCGCGGTGCTGGAGAAGTACGCCATCGCGGCGCCTGCCGCGGTTGTTGCGCACCTGGAGCGCGCGGCGGACGAGACGCCCAAGCCGGGCGATCCACGCCTGCGCCGCGCCGAATGGGTGATGCTCGCAACGCCCGAGGATGCCCTCACCGCTGCCGCCGGCAGCGCGCGCGATGCCGGCGTGACCCCCGTCATTCTCGGCGACAGCATCGAAGGCGAAGCGCGCGAGGTGGCTCGCGTGATGGCGGCAATCGCACGCCAGGTCGTGCGCCACGGCGAGCCGGTGCCGGCGCCGTGCGTGCTCCTTTCCGGCGGCGAGACGACCGTGACCGTGCGCGGTAACGGCCGCGGCGGCCGCAATGCCGAGTTCCTGCTCGCACTCGCCCTTGCGCTCGACGGGGAAGCGAACGTGTACGCCCTGGCGGCCGACACCGACGGCATCGACGGCACCGAGGACAATGCCGGCTGCATGGCAACGCCGGACTCGCTCGCGCGCGCCCGCGCGCTCGGCCTGGATTCCAAGGCGATGCTGCAGGCGAACGACGGCTACACGCTCTTTGCCGCGATCGACGGTCTGGTCTCGACCGGGCCGACGCTCACCAACGTGAACGATTTCCGCGCGATCCTGGTTCTGCCGCAGGTGTAA
- a CDS encoding TIM barrel protein, with protein MPKFCANLTLLFNEASFLDRFELAAKEGFEGVEYLFPYAYPKAQLAEKLAAHELQQILHNMPAGDWEQGSRGIACLPDRVGEFQDGVGQTIEYATALRCKQVNCLAGIAPVGADPERCRRTFVDNLAFAAPKLQTAGIRLLFDFVDRIGYRGWIGCEYKPKTTTVAGLGWIRPHLPKR; from the coding sequence ATGCCGAAGTTCTGTGCGAACCTCACGCTGCTTTTCAACGAAGCGTCGTTTCTCGATCGATTCGAGCTGGCGGCGAAGGAAGGCTTCGAAGGCGTGGAATACCTGTTTCCTTACGCCTATCCGAAAGCGCAGCTCGCCGAAAAGCTCGCCGCCCATGAGCTGCAGCAGATTCTGCACAACATGCCCGCGGGCGATTGGGAACAGGGCAGCCGTGGCATCGCCTGCCTGCCCGATCGCGTCGGTGAATTCCAGGACGGCGTCGGCCAAACGATCGAATACGCCACGGCGCTGCGCTGCAAGCAGGTGAACTGCCTGGCCGGCATCGCGCCGGTGGGTGCCGACCCGGAGCGCTGCAGGCGTACCTTCGTCGACAATCTCGCGTTCGCGGCGCCGAAGCTTCAAACCGCGGGCATCCGGCTCCTGTTCGACTTCGTCGACCGTATCGGCTATCGCGGCTGGATCGGCTGCGAGTACAAGCCGAAGACCACGACCGTCGCGGGCCTGGGCTGGATCCGCCCCCATTTGCCCAAGCGCTGA
- a CDS encoding VPDSG-CTERM sorting domain-containing protein, whose product MAKERCLEPATLGLLGLGLPGLAAARRRRTA is encoded by the coding sequence ATCGCAAAGGAGCGGTGCCTGGAGCCCGCGACGCTCGGCCTCTTGGGCCTCGGCCTTCCCGGGCTCGCCGCCGCCCGCCGCCGGCGCACGGCGTAA
- a CDS encoding alpha/beta hydrolase fold domain-containing protein — protein sequence MFCIARCSLACVDCGQASRKRRSERSAGNRAQASLNPLLLRGRSADAPRLRKLRPGGRMQPIAVSWRSTLMASVLSRYEIDVEDVEYLRHGAKPLLMRLFKPRGEGPFPIVVDVHGGAWTRGDRTDDTPINDPLARSGVVVAALDFRQPPDAGHDGAPADINYAIRWLKSRAGDWKARADRIGVMGISSGGQQVMMGAFRHADPRYASIPLAGKAGIDAAVQCVILCWPVIDPLGRYEYAKGLKGTSKPGAELAERWIEAHEQYWGSEQAMADGAVARALERGEKGSMPPVIYLQGTADIAHPRPYLDNFVAAYRKAGGRVEQQFFEGVGEAFVKKDPKSAASIACIDKIVEFVHRELD from the coding sequence ATGTTCTGCATTGCTCGCTGCAGCTTGGCCTGCGTCGACTGTGGGCAGGCGAGTCGCAAGCGTCGATCGGAACGAAGCGCCGGCAACCGCGCACAAGCATCCCTCAATCCATTACTCTTACGAGGACGTAGCGCGGACGCGCCGCGGCTCCGGAAGCTGCGCCCGGGCGGGCGCATGCAGCCGATCGCCGTTTCCTGGAGGAGCACACTCATGGCCAGCGTACTGTCGCGTTACGAGATCGATGTCGAGGACGTCGAATACCTTCGGCACGGCGCCAAGCCTCTGCTCATGCGCCTGTTCAAGCCGCGGGGCGAAGGACCTTTCCCGATCGTCGTGGATGTGCACGGCGGTGCCTGGACCCGCGGCGACCGGACCGACGACACCCCGATCAACGATCCACTCGCTCGAAGCGGCGTGGTGGTCGCTGCGCTGGATTTCCGCCAGCCGCCCGATGCCGGCCACGACGGCGCTCCTGCGGACATCAACTACGCGATTCGGTGGCTCAAGTCGCGGGCCGGCGATTGGAAGGCTCGCGCCGATCGCATCGGCGTGATGGGCATCTCCAGCGGTGGCCAGCAGGTCATGATGGGCGCATTTCGCCATGCCGATCCGCGCTACGCGTCGATACCCTTGGCCGGCAAGGCCGGAATCGATGCCGCTGTGCAATGCGTGATCCTGTGCTGGCCGGTAATCGATCCGCTCGGCCGCTATGAGTACGCGAAGGGGCTCAAGGGCACATCCAAGCCGGGCGCCGAGCTCGCCGAACGCTGGATCGAGGCCCACGAGCAATACTGGGGCAGCGAGCAAGCCATGGCCGACGGTGCGGTGGCGCGTGCGCTCGAGCGCGGCGAAAAGGGCTCGATGCCGCCGGTCATCTATCTGCAGGGCACCGCGGACATCGCGCACCCGCGCCCTTATCTCGACAACTTCGTCGCGGCTTACCGCAAGGCGGGTGGCCGCGTAGAGCAGCAATTCTTCGAGGGCGTGGGAGAAGCGTTCGTCAAGAAGGATCCGAAGTCGGCCGCCTCGATCGCCTGCATCGACAAGATCGTCGAGTTCGTGCATCGCGAGCTCGACTGA
- a CDS encoding isopenicillin N synthase family oxygenase produces the protein MNIFKAMAVTSVEEATRSIPVIDFGPAFREEPAGLDAVAAQVRHACEHVGFFYLAGHGVPQAIIDDAFAASREFHAQPLEDKMRLKINENNIGYLPVNQSMQRASTVHKATRPNYNESFFISHDRSADHPDVMAGATPLRGRNQWPEGHEQMRAAMIRYFKALEHVGEQMLPVLARALDMPTGHFAPLFDNEAHINLRFLHYPPQESQDDEQFGQGPHTDNSFITLLAREDVPGLAVRLPSGEWLPPPVIPGTLLVNLGNLMKRWSNDRFVSTPHGVLNDSGSDRYSIAFFYSPNPASAIECLPSCTGPGNPPRYPPALYRDLILAFFNANYFHRKGYAAQKAS, from the coding sequence ATGAATATCTTCAAGGCGATGGCGGTGACGAGTGTCGAGGAGGCGACGCGGTCGATTCCAGTGATCGACTTCGGGCCCGCGTTCCGAGAGGAACCCGCCGGACTCGATGCTGTGGCGGCACAGGTCCGCCATGCCTGCGAGCATGTCGGCTTTTTCTACCTGGCCGGCCACGGCGTGCCGCAGGCCATTATCGACGATGCGTTCGCGGCCTCGCGGGAATTCCATGCGCAGCCGCTCGAAGACAAGATGCGGCTCAAGATCAACGAGAACAACATCGGCTACCTGCCAGTCAACCAGAGCATGCAACGTGCTTCGACGGTTCACAAGGCTACCCGGCCGAACTACAACGAGAGCTTCTTCATCAGCCACGACCGCAGCGCCGATCATCCGGACGTCATGGCGGGAGCAACGCCCTTGCGCGGGCGAAACCAATGGCCCGAGGGCCATGAGCAGATGCGTGCTGCCATGATTCGGTACTTCAAAGCCCTCGAGCACGTGGGCGAGCAGATGTTGCCTGTGCTTGCCCGCGCCCTCGACATGCCGACCGGCCACTTCGCGCCCCTGTTCGATAACGAGGCGCACATCAATCTGCGCTTTCTCCATTACCCGCCCCAGGAGAGCCAAGACGACGAGCAATTCGGCCAGGGGCCCCACACCGACAACTCGTTCATCACCTTGCTCGCGCGCGAGGACGTGCCAGGCCTGGCGGTGCGGCTTCCGAGCGGCGAGTGGCTGCCTCCGCCCGTGATTCCGGGGACGTTGCTCGTCAACCTAGGCAACCTCATGAAGCGCTGGTCCAACGACCGGTTCGTCTCCACGCCTCACGGTGTGCTCAACGATTCGGGCAGCGACCGCTACTCGATCGCCTTTTTCTACAGCCCGAACCCGGCATCCGCGATCGAGTGTCTGCCAAGTTGCACGGGACCCGGCAACCCGCCGCGCTATCCGCCGGCGCTCTATCGCGACCTCATTCTCGCCTTCTTCAACGCGAACTACTTTCACCGCAAAGGATACGCCGCGCAAAAGGCGTCATGA